One genomic segment of Jaculus jaculus isolate mJacJac1 chromosome 2, mJacJac1.mat.Y.cur, whole genome shotgun sequence includes these proteins:
- the Tigd5 gene encoding tigger transposable element-derived protein 5 produces MYPAGSQAGAALHPVPHGSRLPPPGRPAEPPRPPAPAPGSAACPPGPAVGPRPRVAVKMAFRKAYSIKDKLQAIERVKGGERQASVCRDFGVPGGTLRGWLKDEPKLRWFLDQLGGEVGTQRKKMRLANEEEIDRAVYSWFLTLRQHGVPLSGPVIQAQAEAFARQIYGPECTFKASHGWFWRWQKRHGISSQRIYGEAETPLAVPAPRPPVKEERVQPPGPGLPDRSAAALPTAEGGYGDEQIYNANVTGLYWRLLPEQTSTPGAGDPGLGGCTHRWRGDRVTVLLAANLTGSHKLKPLIIGQLPNPPSLRHHNQDKFPASYRYSPYAWLSRPLLRGWFFEEFVPGVKRYLRRSCLQQKAVLLVAHPPYPNWTTRMPTFEESEQTPRRCRPEPVGAPEELQTPDGAVRVLFLCKGTSRAHIPAPLEHGVVAAFKHLYKRELLRLAVSCASGSPLDFMQSFMLKDMLYLAGLSWDLVQAGSIERCWLLGLRASFEPGQQPTHQAEEAAEHSRVLSDLTHLAALAYKRLAPEEVAEWLHLDDDGGLEEMSPAWPSAPAPPSPASLPSSMGGGEEEEEAPVQGEVLVPTAGEAVWGLETALRWLESQDPREVGPLRLVQLRSLITMARRLGGIGPSSAIPDGGV; encoded by the coding sequence ATGTACCCCGCGGGCTCCCAGGCCGGAGCGGCCCTGCATCCGGTCCCGCACGGCAGTCGTCTTCCTCCGCCCGGGCGTCCAGCCGAGCCGCCGCGTCCCCCCGCTCCCGCCCCGGGCTCCGCCGCGTGCCCGCCGGGCCCCGCGGTCGGGCCGCGGCCCCGTGTAGCCGTGAAGATGGCTTTCCGCAAGGCCTACTCCATCAAGGACAAGCTGCAGGCCATCGAGCGCGTGAAGGGCGGCGAGAGGCAGGCCAGCGTGTGCCGCGACTTCGGCGTGCCGGGCGGCACGCTGCGCGGGTGGCTCAAGGACGAGCCCAAGCTTCGCTGGTTTCTGGACCAGCTGGGCGGCGAGGTGGGCACGCAGCGCAAGAAGATGCGGCTGGCCAACGAGGAGGAGATCGACCGAGCGGTCTACTCGTGGTTCCTCACCCTGCGCCAGCACGGCGTGCCGCTTTCGGGGCCGGTCATCCAGGCACAGGCCGAGGCCTTCGCGCGCCAGATCTATGGACCCGAATGTACCTTCAAGGCCAGCCACGGCTGGTTCTGGCGCTGGCAGAAACGCCACGGCATCTCCAGCCAGCGCATCTACGGTGAGGCCGAGACCCCGCTTGCAGTGCCCGCGCCCCGCCCTCCGGTCAAGGAGGAGCGGGTGCAGCCACCGGGCCCTGGTCTGCCCGACCGGTCCGCGGCTGCGCTGCCCACGGCCGAGGGCGGCTACGGCGACGAGCAGATCTACAACGCTAACGTCACTGGCCTTTACTGGAGGTTGCTTCCGGAGCAGACCTCTACTCCAGGTGCTGGTGATCCCGGGCTAGGTGGCTGCACCCATCGCTGGCGCGGGGACCGAGTAACGGTGCTGCTGGCTGCCAACCTGACGGGTAGCCACAAGCTGAAGCCACTAATCATCGGACAGCTGCCGAACCCACCCAgcctgcgccaccacaaccaggaCAAGTTCCCAGCATCCTACCGCTATAGCCCTTATGCCTGGCTCAGTCGCCCGCTGTTGCGTGGTTGGTTCTTTGAGGAATTTGTCCCCGGTGTCAAGCGCTACTTACGCCGAAGCTGCCTGCAGCAGAAGGCTGTTCTTCTTGTGGCTCACCCACCCTATCCAAACTGGACCACCAGGATGCCCACCTTCGAGGAAAGTGAGCAGACTCCCAGGCGGTGCAGGCCTGAGCCTGTTGGAGCCCCGGAAGAGCTTCAGACCCCTGATGGCGCTGTGCGGGTGCTTTTTTTATGTAAGGGCACCAGCCGCGCACATATCCCTGCACCACTGGAGCATGGTGTGGTGGCAGCCTTCAAGCATCTGTACAAACGCGAGCTGCTGCGGCTTGCCGTGTCTTGTGCCAGCGGCTCCCCACTGGACTTCATGCAAAGCTTCATGCTCAAGGACATGCTGTATCTGGCTGGCCTCTCATGGGACCTGGTCCAGGCGGGCAGCATAGAGCGCTGCTGGCTGCTAGGCCTGCGGGCCTCCTTCGAGCCCGGGCAGCAACCAACCCACCAGGCAGAGGAGGCTGCTGAGCACAGCAGGGTGCTCAGCGACCTCACTCATCTGGCAGCGCTGGCCTACAAGCGCCTGGCACCTGAAGAGGTAGCCGAGTGGCTGCACCTGGACGATGATGGTGGCctcgaggagatgagccctgctTGGCCCTCTGCACCAGCGCCTCCTTCCCCAGCCAGCCTGCCCTCTAGTATGGGGggtggagaggaggaagaggaggctccTGTGCAGGGGGAAGTGTTGGTGCCCACTGCAGGGGAggctgtttgggggctggagacagctctgcggtggctggagagCCAGGACCCCAGGGAAGTGGGGCCATTGAGGTTGGTACAGCTACGCTCCCTCATCACCATGGCCCGGAGGCTAGGAGGCATTGGGCCCTCCTCAGCAATTCCTGATGGTGGTGTGTGA